From the genome of Nicotiana sylvestris chromosome 1, ASM39365v2, whole genome shotgun sequence:
ATGTAAGAAAGCAATAATTTTACAATGTCAGATTGACGACAATTTCAGTAAAGGAGAACTCGAAATAGGATCGGAGCTAAGGAGAAACAAACCATTGCAGTGGTAGCAGCACCAAGAAATGCTATGACAGAAAGGACAGACAGTTGCCCCGTGAAAGTAGCGCAGGCTTCAAGCACTAAGACTCCGTAAACATAGGGATGCTGcagggaaaaagaaaacaaggtaAGCAGGAAACAAGCTTGAAGCAAAATGCGTGTGTTCTTGTGATGATTACTTGAGCACATGAAATCCATGTTGGCTTTAGCTCTCGCATTGCAATAATATCCAGGATCAACAACTGAAAGCCGATTGAGCAAAAGAGCATCTTCATCTGTTAAAGTTAAAGGCTCAAAGGGTATGAAGTAGTCACGAGTTTGTCATGGACAACTGTTCTCATGATTAAGCATCAAACTGAATGCAAAAGCACATGAAATAAACCTGTGTCATGTCAGGATTTGACTTGAAGATGACAGCTGGCGCATTCACCAAAAAGGAATCCATGATAAAAGCACCAGCTATCTTTAGCACACTAATTACACTGAAATTTGGCGAGGCTTGTGCATCAGCCAAGGTGAAAAGGATCAGGCCTACTACTAAGAGTACTGCAGATTTATATTCAAAGGGTGGATATTTTGATCGCATGCCCGGTATGAGAGTCCATCCTATCATGAGGTGCAAACCCTGAAATATTTGTAAATTGGAACATGAAACTTGTTAGGCAACACACAATTATTCTGTTTCACTAACCAATGAGAGACAAAATTCTATCCACATTAAAATTACTTTAAATTATATGCTATCACGATCAATCAAGAATAATACTACATTAATGATATTGACATTAGGCAAAAAATACAGTTGTCAATGTGCCTTCCACGGCACTTAGTAAACTGAAGTTTAATACTAGTTAATATGTTTTGTTATGCTTCTTTTTGAAAGTTAAACTGAAGAAACATCTTAAAAGTCCTTTGAAATCTGTCATAACATTCACCAAAGACCGGGGTTGCTGGTTCGTATGGTTTTTCCTACTACTTTCATCTAGGCCTGGCTTGCTTCATCGACTTTAATATGTTAGAGACAAGCATCATCTCTCTGTAGGAAATGGCTTAGCTATTAACCTTGGTGGATCTGATATGATTTGTGCTGGACAGCTGAGGAAAGCCAAAGAGCCTTTGGTTGATCCACCTGAGCTCATGAGAACTGCAGATAACTTAACAGAAGTGTTCCATGGGTTCACCATTTGCTTTGGATTAAAACCATTAAGGAAGTATATCAGAGCCAGGAAAACCAATCCTTGAGAAAAGGTAAAGTACCATCCGTAGCTGCAACAATTAAAATACCCACCACATACCCAGATTAATCTCTAAATGCAGACCAAgccaaaaatatttaataaaaggggcATGTCAAACTTACCTGAATTGAAGCCTGTTATAGATATATTCCTGTAATTGAATATATAAATTAAGCTTAAATCAGCTCAATtagcaataacaacaacaacaacaaccaacggaAAATACTCAAGTGCACCAGTAAAGTCCAAGATGATGTCCATTGATTCCAGGAGTTACATGAAGCCTGAAAATCTGTAATAAACAGATGGCTGCACTTGCGTAACAAGGGGGGGGGTGGGGAACCAAGTGCCCTTCAATCAGAAATACAGCCAAAAGTTGGCAAACATCAATTTCTTTATCTTAACAAAGGAATACTCCACTTCTAGATAgtggaacaacaacaaaaaatttaACATTTTAGAACATtagacaacaacaaacaacaataacccagtataatcccacgtGTCGGGTCTTGGGAGAGGAGTGTGTACACGGAACTTACCCCTGTCCCGGAAGATAGAGAGGCGGTTTCCGAAAGAATTTTAGAACATTAGACAATAAGAATAATTATGGAAGTAGAAGTAATTATCAGTGATTATGATATGCACATTATATATAGTAACTTGGTGCATTCAAGTCTAAATTTTCAGAGACAGATCCCTCATTAAACATATAAGAATACTGAGAATCGTCCTCATCAATTCTAAACTGAAAAGATACAAGAACTTAAACATGAAATCAAAAAATTAAGCCCAAATCATAACATTTAAGCATGCAAAGGAAAATAAATCAAAACCAAAACCTCAACTTGGAAAGAATCATAAAACTTGCCTCATTAGCACGATACGCAAAGATAATCCCAAAAGAGCACAAGAGGAACTGTTGCCATCTGGAAAGAGAAACGGAGCTTGTTTCATCTTTTTTCTCCTTCTTCACTTTTTCTGTTCAAAAAAATTGTTGTTGGACTTGGTTTTAAATCAAAAAACAGACAAGAATTTAAGAATTTAAAGGTAAGAACAAGGGAGCGACTAGGAGTCTAAGAGACTAAGGAGTCTACTCGGACACGCGGTAAAAGAACAGGGAAGAAGAAAgagttaattaattgtttttcagtcCAAAATTGATTAGTAATACTCATTTTTAAATACTAGTGTCCAATAGTAAATATTTTAGCACACATGCTAAAACATTACACTTAAAATGCAATAGAGGGAgtactatttttttttgaaagtttatttatttttatcacataaataaaaataaagccatgtggttaagccaagtgacaatctaaaatgaagccacttggcaattttaagacaacattaaaaatttaaaattcaaatggaaacataattaatgcaAGTAGTTTAATggatcttatacataatctaaatagatcttagacaatatttatatttatatttatatttatatttatatttgtatctatatctatatctatatctatatctatatttatatatattgatctactcatagatttttttctatattagctagaaatatgaaggtaaacaattaattaaaaatataatagaaaaaaataaaaaatatatacaaataagtgaattgagataacctatgactatttatattttggagtaagttaaatataaaataaaaccaaaattTTCTTAAGATATTACATATTTAttcaatttaaaaattaaatacattCAAGCAGCAAATAAGATATTACATAAATTATACAAATTATTTATCAGGTAggagaaaaattaaataatcaataaaaaatattgtaataacaagaataataaaCTCATATTAATACTGATAAATCGGGCAaacaaatattttatacataaatatTACTATaatatttagatataatgtgtttaaacaattaagaaaaatatttttgtgtgattaatatttgaattgagtgcagttagtttaagtttgaaagcataacatatatttttgaaaatgcggtccaattcagaaaataaaatgataaaaattatttgaatttgagatgaaaaagctatttttatctatattatattagaatgagtgcggtagaaatagatattaaattcaaacaagctaataaaaattcaaatgataatgtaataatattaggaaTTGAATAATCTATTACAAAAATAAAgactaaatagagaaaaaataaaattcagattttttatcatagaaaaaaagggtaaaactaattaaatttgagatgagaaagttttttatattatggtaagaaaagtcataatatggataagtcTACGTAACTCGAGCCTAATAGataaaattaaaaactaaaaatattgaataataaaaaaaattagggataatgtgagaatatttataaatcataagtttagaaaataaaataacgtAAATATACAAAActtaaaaatattagtaaaatttaaaattttcaagaaatatttttaaaacaaaataaatatttattttatgataaaAAACTATATATTTATCTATGTTATAATAAAGAATagtagttgataatgatattaaataaagttacaagTTAACGAAAAACCAGATAAAacgtaataagactatatattagattttaaaaaatagcaaaattacgTTAGGtttgttacatcccgtactttaacGTTAGGATTCGTCGAAGTAATAACATATGAGTTGGAAGGGATTAAAGTTATACATGAAGATAAGGATGTAAGACCCTGTAAGTTTGAAGAATTTCAGAACTACTATATATTGGCTTGATATGTATTTTCTTTAAAGTAAATGATCGCAGCAAAGTCAACCTCACAcaacggtaggaagagcgggcgctaagacttttacccgaatagtggtatcggggtcaatttccacagggagcttggaatggagttgcgtatttgttcagactaggaatgcatgcttgctcctaattgtacttctaagagtttttggggtttttgtttaataactactattatcaactacaaatttaagctaatttatgctgaagggatatgttctaagttgtgattactatagagaaaggcactagggtcgtggcatcacctagatggttaactaacgggtagagactattaataatagattgacatatttgggatcaatgttataaccgttgcacaattatacccactctcacacctctcggtagagagagcgattttgtccaattgactttctcgagaccaattgggtaggccaattagaccaagcaactagggttcaagtagggtgattactctctcgaggtttaacccgttaattaggactaccatttctcatgggtccaccccaGTCCCTTGTTATATTTATTATTAGTAAGGGAATAGCAGTGGCTACTTCTTTTTACTGTGCTCAAAATCCGTGTCGCTCAATATAAATTATAACCCGTTAATAGTTACCAAATTCACTTTATATGGTTAAAATATCAAATAACCATAAAGGGTGGACGATGGACATTATCAATTAGTTTAATAATTAGTGGTCAATAGAAGAGAAATCTCATTTTTCGGTACTTCTGTTACAACAAATTTTAATTTAATCCTTGTACTATAATAAGCATACTTAACCTTTAATATTTAAATCTGAAGTTCGGTCCATCCACTTTTGAATTCTCGCGAATTTAATGTTAGATCTtgttttaatgatgcaaataatatatatgtgcaggaaatcaattacaaaaaataaaga
Proteins encoded in this window:
- the LOC104245599 gene encoding UDP-galactose/UDP-glucose transporter 4-like isoform X1, which produces MIGWTLIPGMRSKYPPFEYKSAVLLVVGLILFTLADAQASPNFSVISVLKIAGAFIMDSFLVNAPAVIFKSNPDMTQMKMLFCSIGFQLLILDIIAMRELKPTWISCAQHPYVYGVLVLEACATFTGQLSVLSVIAFLGAATTAMMKMLFCSIGFQLLILDIIAMRELKPTWISCAQHPYVYGVLVLEACATFTGQLSVLSVIAFLGAATTAMPLTKQHCCGFLLMCMGIIMKMLRDNKPLPPRASENFTSLSN
- the LOC104245599 gene encoding UDP-galactose/UDP-glucose transporter 4-like isoform X2; the protein is MIGWTLIPGMRSKYPPFEYKSAVLLVVGLILFTLADAQASPNFSVISVLKIAGAFIMDSFLVNAPAVIFKSNPDMTQMKMLFCSIGFQLLILDIIAMRELKPTWISCAQHPYVYGVLVLEACATFTGQLSVLSVIAFLGAATTAMHPYVYGVLVLEACATFTGQLSVLSVIAFLGAATTAMPLTKQHCCGFLLMCMGIIMKMLRDNKPLPPRASENFTSLSN